The Paenibacillus sp. BIC5C1 DNA segment TTGCAGTTGACCCGTCGATGCCGGTGCTCGCTCCGCGTACAGAACAGATATTGGACACACATAAGGTGACGGCTACCGGTTACACTGCGGGTGTGGAATCAACCGGAAAAGGTCCAAAACATCCTCAATACGGAATTACGTATTCGGGTGTAAAGGTACGCCGCGATAAAGAAACGGTCTCTACGATTGCAGCTGATCCAAAGCTGTTCCCGCTGGGTTCCATTTTATATATTCCCGGTTACGGTTACGGAATCGTTGCAGACACAGGCTCCGCAATTAAGGGCAATAAAATTGATCTTTATTTCCCTACAACAAAGCAAGTGTATAAAGAATGGGGCAAAAAGGACGTCGAAGTACAGTTGATCAAACAAGGTGCTGGAAAATGCACTGAAAAAATGCTGGAAGAGTTATCGGAAGCCATTGATGTGTACAAATCCGTTCCGGATTCTTGGCTGGACAAGGCCGTATAATGATGAATTTTAATACATGAATAACGGACGTGCACTCTTCACATAATACTCTCTGGGGACGAACCCCGCGTTGCAGACATGCAATGTAAATATGAAGAGAGAGGTGATCGTCGTGGCTAAGAAATCTCAAGGTTCACAAACGCCAAACGAGAAGTACAATGCAGAGTTTGGAGAAGAGAGTGCAGCAAGCAAGGTGAAACAATCGCACCAAAACAAAGTGAAGGATAACTTCCAAACACCTGATGAAAAATACAATGCTGAG contains these protein-coding regions:
- a CDS encoding 3D domain-containing protein, translating into MKKQFLFQKKNIRFIISCSVVLIGVVLGWNQAEAYTFEEENEVMYVENRHSETSGELEGVHSETAVYEYSDQAQLTTLVYMGFLWSPQPIVIPRTEIPEKHIAVDPSMPVLAPRTEQILDTHKVTATGYTAGVESTGKGPKHPQYGITYSGVKVRRDKETVSTIAADPKLFPLGSILYIPGYGYGIVADTGSAIKGNKIDLYFPTTKQVYKEWGKKDVEVQLIKQGAGKCTEKMLEELSEAIDVYKSVPDSWLDKAV